Genomic segment of Paenibacillus sp. FSL R5-0623:
CGGACAGAAGAACAAGCACTATCAGCAACAATTGAAAGTAACCTGCAGCAGATGGTTAGCGACCCTGTCCTTCTGACCAGTAGTAATCCCAATGATTATATTGCGGGTAACCGTGAGGCTTACGAGGACATCCTGCATACGGGTGAGGCCGGACTGCTTCTCCTGTTACAGCAACTCGAATCCAGTCCAGATAATGGTCTCAAGGAATGGATCATGGCTCAGGCAAGTACTGAACTGCTTGGAGAGCATAACCCTGTAGAGGCGTGGCATAGTGGCAAGGACTGGCTCAGACAGTATAAAATGAACGTAGAATAATGGCTTATCTTCTCTATAGTACCTGACTTAGCGGAAGTAATGGAGGGGGCGGAATCGATTCTGAAGAAGCGATAGCGTTCGCCTTTGTCAGCGATCAGAAGAACGATCCGTAACCGGAATGGTTCCCGCCAGTCGTCAAGCACTGTAGTGTGTGATGAGCCGGAAGTACAAACCTCACCTCCAGTCAGCATGAGCAGCATTGAGAGGTTCTTGGAACCCGAAAGAATACATTATAGAGGTGAAATCCTTGAATAAGAAAATTGCTTTTTTTGATTCAGGCATCGGTGGTTTAACCGTTTTGCATCAGGCATTACAACAGTTTCCGGAAGAAAAATTCCTGTATTACGCGGATACCCTGCATGTCCCATATGGAACGAAGTCTGCGGATGAGGTTAGAGGACATATTTTTGATTGTGTAGAAGCCATCGTTCAGGAGGATGTTCAAGCAATCGTGATTGCTTGTAATACAGCAACAAGTCTGGCTGTGAAGGATCTGCGCGCCAAGTACGATATCCCGATCATTGGCATGGAGCCTGCGGTCAAACCAGCCGTGGAGATGAATCGTGATAGTGGGAAGAGAGTGCTTGTATTTGCCACGGCCCTCACCTTGAGCCAAACCAAGTATAACGAACTGGTATCACGTGTTGATGATCACCACAGTGTGGATTCCATTGCGCTACCGGAACTTGTGGAATGGTGTGAACAGCTGGATTTTGATCCGGGCAAAATCGCTGATTATTTCCGCTTCAAGCTGGCAGATCTCGATCTTCATGGGTATGGCACAGTGGTGCTTGGTTGCACGCATTATCCATTCTATACGTCCATTCTGCGCACGGTTCTGCCCGATCATATACAGATTATTGATGGCAGTACAGGCACAGTGAACCATCTGAAGCAGCGGCTTGGACTGGTGGCTCAACATGGAGACAGAACAGGGGATCAGGTCACTTTCCTCAGTTCATCAGGCAGACCGGAAGAGCAGGAGAAGATGTACAATGCACTTCAATATCTTGAGATGAACTCCAAGTAGGTTACGCCATAGGAGGTGATAGCTATGCAGTCCATTTATCTTATCCGTCACGCTAAGGCCACAGGGCAGGAACCCCATGCAGAGCTTACAGATGAAGGGATCAGGCAGGCTGAAAAACTTGCAGATCTCTTGGCTCATCATTCCATAACGTATATTGTCTCCAGTCCATGGAAAAGGGCCGTTCAGACGGCTATGCCACTGGGCATAGCAACGCTGCAACATATACATACGGATGAACGTCTCCAGGAGAGGGTACTTAGCTCTCTTGATCTGCCTAACTGGATGGATGTACTGAAACGTACATACGATGATGTGGATTGGATGGAAGAAGGCGGGGAATCTTCGAGAAACGCGGCTGCAAGGGGGCTGGCACTACTGGAAGAGTTGTGGAGCAGACCGGAACAGCACGGGGCCGTGGTTACACATGGGAACTTGTTATCACTGCTTATTCGTGAGTATAAACCATCCTTTGGTTATGAAGAGTGGACCAAACTGTCTAACCCGGATGTGTATGTGCTGGAGAGACAACGACCGGATGCAGGGCTGTCCACCATTCGAAGAATCTGGACAGATTAAACAGCAAAAGAGTGCTCCAGCGATATTATATCAGCCAGAACACTCTTTTCGTTTATCCACGGGGCATATTACAATGCAGCAATCATGATCATAACCCATCCAGCCAAAAATGCGACTCCGCCAAGTGGGGTAACGGCTCCCAATCTGCGAACACCCGTTACACTTAAAACGTACAGGCTGCCAGAGAACAGGATAATCCCGGCGAACATCAGCCATCCGGCAAGCATGACGAGTGAAGAGGATTCATGACGGTCTGCCAGCAGTCCGATCAGGATGATGCCAAGTCCGTGGATGAGGTGATATTGAACACCGGTTTCATAGATTTTGATCATGTCAGCGGATAGTTTGCGCTTGAGCGCGTGTGCGCCAAAAGCACCCAATGCAACAGCCAGGAACATCATAATACTGCCGAGTATAATCAGGGTTTGCAATGTGTTTTTCTCTCCTTTTAAGGGTAATTAGATATAACATCAAAGTGTACTGCACGAGTGTTGTCTACAGTTTGCGCAATTGAATCTGCCCAATGGAGTGATCGGCTTCCTTTTTCAGAATCAGTCTG
This window contains:
- the murI gene encoding glutamate racemase, which translates into the protein MNKKIAFFDSGIGGLTVLHQALQQFPEEKFLYYADTLHVPYGTKSADEVRGHIFDCVEAIVQEDVQAIVIACNTATSLAVKDLRAKYDIPIIGMEPAVKPAVEMNRDSGKRVLVFATALTLSQTKYNELVSRVDDHHSVDSIALPELVEWCEQLDFDPGKIADYFRFKLADLDLHGYGTVVLGCTHYPFYTSILRTVLPDHIQIIDGSTGTVNHLKQRLGLVAQHGDRTGDQVTFLSSSGRPEEQEKMYNALQYLEMNSK
- a CDS encoding histidine phosphatase family protein, whose protein sequence is MQSIYLIRHAKATGQEPHAELTDEGIRQAEKLADLLAHHSITYIVSSPWKRAVQTAMPLGIATLQHIHTDERLQERVLSSLDLPNWMDVLKRTYDDVDWMEEGGESSRNAAARGLALLEELWSRPEQHGAVVTHGNLLSLLIREYKPSFGYEEWTKLSNPDVYVLERQRPDAGLSTIRRIWTD
- a CDS encoding DUF423 domain-containing protein; this encodes MQTLIILGSIMMFLAVALGAFGAHALKRKLSADMIKIYETGVQYHLIHGLGIILIGLLADRHESSSLVMLAGWLMFAGIILFSGSLYVLSVTGVRRLGAVTPLGGVAFLAGWVMIMIAAL